DNA from Chitinophaga pendula:
AGCTCTTACACCAGCAGTGTCTATGTCTACGATACATTTTAGCACACAGGAGGAAGAAGAAGCGGCCGCAGTGTTTTCACGATTTGGAGTCGATCGTGCCAAGTTTAGGCTATTGCTACGGCGTGAGGCTAGGTTTAGGAATGACAGTGAGGAGGTAGCGCACTTTGCAGCGGCTGATGACGAATTAACTAATAAGCAAGTGGTAGCCTTAGACCTCCTTAATAAAGATCCTCTTATTACTCCGGATGATCTTGCTTCCGCCTTAAATGTCACACTCGAAGAGATAGGGGGGATTCTATCCTACCTGGAAGAGGCGGAGTTAATAAAGACGGTGAAACGAAAGGACAAGAGCGGTAATACTGTGTTGGAGAGAAAACCAGTTCAGGAGGCATTACGGCTATTAAAGGAAATAAGGCCACTCACCCGCAGTATACAGGTTATGTACTCTTATGAAGGACCGGAGGATGACCGTAATAGGCCATTTTGTGCAAAGATGCTGGAGCTTGACAGACTGTATTCTCGCGCGGATATAGAGGCCATATCTACTAAGCTGGGTTACTCTGTTTGGGCAAGGCGTGGCGGTTGGTATACGGACCCCAAAACAGGTGCGCCGCGTCCTTACTGTCGCCATACCTGGGTGTCTAACGTTGTGGTAAAAAATGTATAATGAGCAAGAACATTTTATTTATAGGGGAACAAGGACTAAAAGACAGGTCTGTACTTTCAGGAAATGTAGACCCAAAGCAGATTCGCCCAACTATAAAGGCGGTACAGGATATATACATACACCCATTGCTAGGGTCAGCTTTATTCACGCGCTTACAGCAGGATATTGACAGGGGTACTGTATCCGGTCCGTATAAAATCCTATTGGATGAATACTTATTGGATTGTATCGTTTGGTACGTGATGGCAAAGATTACAACGCCTCTACAATACAAATACACGAACAAGGGAACAATTAAGCGGACAACCGAAGAGGGGCAACAGATTGACTATGCAGAGATGAACCGTGTTGCTGCCGAGTATTTAAATACTGCTGATTTTTACGCGCAACGCGCTATACAGTTCCTGTGTGCGAATTCTACGGATTACCCAGAATACAAAGCGCCTGGTGGGCGGGCTGATGATATTAAGCCGGATCGTACAACCTATCATACCGGTATATTCTTAGGTACATCGTGAATTATAAAGTAAGCACAATGACATTAAATCAGGTAGTTGACCTATTAAAGAAATACGGTAGCAGCCATAAACAAATAAATCATGTTGGCCTGGGAGACCTTTTAGACTGGGCTGGCAGCGAAGATGCTACTTATCCCGTCATGTGGGTTGAGTTGCTGCCATCCCCATACAGAGACAAGAACATGAAATATACTTTCCAGGTGTTTTTTGCAGATCAAGTATTCGATGATAACAGAAATGAGCTGGAAGTACAAAGCGACATGCTACAAGTGGGAATTGATATAGTTGCACATTTTCGTGATCATCCTGACTACGATGTCACCGTAGATGCAGACGTAGTATTTAATTTCTTTTCAGGGCGTTTTCGTGATTTAACTGCTGGCGTGTATTTCAATCTAACTTTTAATGATCCACAACCTTTAAACAGATGCGTTATACCTATTTAGTTTTATTTCTGCTATTGAGTTTCGTAGCTACCGCACAAGAGCCGACGTTAGGCAACTTCAATGGGGCATATAGATACAAAGGACGTTTGTACGTAGATGGCGTACTTGGGGTGCCCTCTGATGTTAGTTATTCCGCTCCGCTTCGCGACGGTGCAATCCGTTATAATCCTGGTCCGGGTAGTTTGCAGCTCTGGAAGGCTAATGCCTGGGTAGATGTAGGAGCGCCGCCATTGTCAGACAGCATCAAATCTATCTGGACACAGACATCCGGAGGTGATAGATCGGACTATGTAGATCGGTTGAAATCCATGTCTGCCCCAGTAGTTAACAACTATATACGATACATCGGATCAGGTGATGCGCAGCAAATAGTTGCATGCGGGATAAATTATGCAGATGGTTACACCGCAGAATATCGTATACGTAAAAGCACCTCAGATTTGTGGTTGCTCAGAGGTATTTATATGGGCCGGACTATTTTGGTTAATCCGCCTGACGTCGCACTAAACGGCGACTGGAATACTAGCGCAGCACCATCTACCTACACTACCTCCGCAGGTGCAACCTTCACGTTTCAGTTTATGGGAAGCGGCTTTATTTTTAAACACTATAGCGACAACCGCGGAGGAATATTTCGTTTTACTATTTCAGAAACCGGCGCAACTAAAGAGGTTTCAGTATGGCGGAACAATGCGCCTAGTACGGGAACTTCGATTGTGCGAGATGTCATTTTCGAAGGTCTGAAGTATGCAACCTATACAGTAACAGCAACATTTATTGGCGCTGATCCCAACCATGCGCCATCCTCCGGGCCTGCCCGGGGGTGGATAAGATACACACCTACAGGAAAAGAAACCGTAGACATACTTGCTATTCACGGTGTGCCGTCCGGCGACGCGGTAGATGTTGTAGCGGAGAATACAATTTTAGATTTTGCTATTTCCGCGCGTCCGGCAGAAGTGCCATCTATGGCTTTCACCTGGATACCTGCACACGGTGCAGTCAGCGGCTCCACTCGATCAGTTGTAACGCAGATCGTTGTTGATAGTGTTAGCTTAAACATGTCAACACTCACAAGTTTGGAAATGCTTACCGGTATACACAAGGTTAGTTTCCAGCAATCCTATACAGGATTTAACGAAAATGATGTGCCGGGTAATTATCCGTTATGGTCTGGTTTTATTAGTCATTCCATATCACGCGAAGGATTAGAGATCACACATAAAATCCGCATGCTCAGGGATGTCACAACATCTGTAGGTTATCTAGCCATGTTCGCGGGTAAAATGCCTACCGCAAACAAAGTCATTTTCGGTGTGCAGGAATATGCTGTTGCCCGGCCAGCGGCCGAAATTCAAACAAATTTACCTCGTGCATACGGCTCGGCTGCTGTGGTAGATGATAATACGATTTCAAGCGGATTCGTAGCCGGTTTTAGCACTAATATCACAGACGCACACCAGCTGGATAGACGAGCGTATATCGTCGGAGACAACTACTTCACCCAAAGAACTGACGACATCGCAAAATTCTACTGGCGCTTCGGTCGTAATACGCTACATCCTGCCGGCACTGTTTATAAAATTCGTAACCGCTTCTATGCTGCTCGAATCTTTGATGTTCGAGCTTTATAACTTAGAAACATGAATGAAAAATCCGTAGCTGCAATAAGCGGCGCGACCATGGGAATTGTAACGAATATAGGGCCTGAAGTTCTCAAAACTCTTATGATGGGAGCAGTTGGGGCTTTAGGTGGGTTGATAGCAAAAGAATTTTGGAACTATTTAAAACGTAAGTATGGGAGAAACTAAGTTCGGCTTGGGCCAGGTCGAGAAGCCTGCACCGCTTTGGTATCGTAGGTTAAGTAATGCACTGATCATTTTTATAATCCCTGGTTTCGTTACTCTTATACAGGGCTGGGGGCTATCAGACGCAATAGAAAACCGTTGGCTAATGGTTTTGACATTTATTCCTGCCGCACTTAAAGGTATTGGCGTATTGTTGGGCAATGGGCAAGTATACACTACAAAAAACCTCCTGCTAATCGTTGCCTTTTTCTTTGTTGCCTGTAAGTCTCCGCAGCGGATTGCAAGGAAGCAAGAAAAGGCCAGGCAGAAGGAAATGGTACAGTTGGAGAAAGTCCGACAGCAATTGCCTTGTGTGCCGGTAGCATACAAGGTCGGTGTGACGCATTATATACCTGGCGACACGATCCGAATTATTGACAGCTCCGGGAAAACTATAACGAAAGTCTGTCCACCTTCCGCCCGGCGGGTAGATACCCTTCGAATTTTGGACGAAGCGGCGTTAAAATCCGTACGCGACAGTCTGGCAAGTGCCGAGTATCTTAATGGGCTAAAGGAGGCCGAAATTAAGGCTTTGCTTTTAGATAGAGAGAAAGCACAGCAGAAGGTCATTAAGGCTGAAAATGGGCGTGATAAATGGCGAAACATCGCAATACCGACATTATGTCTATTGGGTGTTGCACTGGTATTAAAGTTTAAAAGCATTATAAAATGAGACGCATAGACTATATAGTAATACATTGTACTGCAACACAACCTACTGCCACGATAGAGGCTATACAAAGGTATTGGAGAACTCCGAAGCCGTTTGGGCAGGGGTGGAAGTCTCCCGGATATCATTACATCATTAAAGCAAGTGGTGAAATTGTGCAGCTATCATCGGAATGTGACGTAACAAATGGTGTGGCTGGGCATAATGCGAATAGTATACATGTTAGCTACATAGGTGGTGTAGATAAGACCGGAAAGATTCCCGAGGATACACGGACGCCCGAACAGCTGGAGGCAATGAAGACGATAATTACTGATCTTCATTCCAAGTATCCCAAAGCAAAAATATTAGGGCATAGGGATTTTAAGGTACCAAAAGCCTGCCCCAGCTTCGAGGTATCACAGTGGTTAAAACAGATTGGCATCTAGTCACGTTTGCTTTTCTATTTCAGCCTCTATGAGGTCGTAGATCGCCGCGATATCTGCACCATTTAGAATGTAATTTATTTCGCTTCTTTCTCTGAATCGAGTGTATTCTATTGTCGTAGACCAGCGCCCGCCTCGCTTGTATATGGTTCCTTGGAAATAGTTATTTATATAAACGTGAAATACTGGTTCATCATTACCCATACCACTTATCGCGGAAATTTTTACATTCCTAGTCTCACTCACCACGATATTAAACTCTATGCTTAGCTTCTTGTTCACAATGTAAAAATACAAATACTAATATTTTTAGCAAATTAACTTAAAAAGCTCTGGTGTCGCTTTTCATGGATTTTGAGATTGGTAAAGGACAGGCGATTCAGCATTACCTTCCTGGCTTCAGGCTTTACTGGCCTAGTTTATACTACCGACTGCTATTAAAAGTTTAATAATCAATAAATTAAGTTTTTTTTACACATTGTATGAGTATATGTGTTAGTATAATTTGGTATGGCTATTTAGTATGTATCAAATTTGATACGTACATTTACAGTATGATATTTACAGTATGATACAGAATGTTGTAGATATAATGTAGTAAACACCATTTTACAGCTACTATTAAGGAGGAGTATTAATATCCGATAACTCAAATCGTGTCACAATTTTTTTTGTCGAATTAGATGATTTTATGCGCTAATCACTAATCGGTTCAGATAATCAATAAGAAAGTATATTGTACCTAGTATAGTAATTAATTACTATAAGCTCCTTAATTACATTAGGTCCTCAGTGCAAAAAAAATAGGCTAACGCCTGTAACGTTAACCTATTATAGCTACTGGAAGTTTAGGATTAGGGGAAATGCTTAAAAAGTGTACTGATGAAAGATATTAGCGATGATAACAATGGTACCAGCAAAATAAACAACCGCAATAGTTCCTTTGCGTTGGCATGAAGGAACTTAACAAAACTTCGCCATCTTCTGGCTTTCTGTCTTTTAGACATCTTCATTAAATATTTATTTGTAGATAAATATGAAATCCGTCCTCACCTTCGAACGTAGGGCGGATTTCTTTTGCCCTATAAAGATACGGAGGGTGTACTCGATTGTCCCGACAAGTTGCCCACAGGTAGTGGAAAAATGGTGCATATAATGCTTAGTATGTATTTATGAGATTTATGACCTATATGTAGTCGTAATAATTATAGCTACTATAGTTACTATAGCTATCATGATAATAAGTAGTGGTATGGGTTTAAATGTGTGATAAGTTATCTATGGTAGTTGACCTAACTTCTTAAAACAAAAAAGCCCCGGATCATTCCGGGGCTTTTTTATGGATTTAGTCTTTCTTATGCCGTAGCAGGTCTATCAGTTCTACAATGTTCTTCCTAAGTCCAGTCAGCAGTTTATAGAACTTAAAAATGGCCCATATTATCGCCGCCAGTAGTGCCGCGTTGAATAAGTACCATAAAACAATAGAGGATTTAAAGAGAAACTCGTCCATAGGGTTAATTTTTATATTATTTTATTCTTGATTGCACCAACATATATTCGCCGGTTTCTGTATTGTAAGCGCCGGAAATCATCACCGGCTTTTTGTAGATCGTACCTATTCCACTTACGAATAGCGTATAAGTAAACTCACCTACGACTTGAAACCTTAGCTCTTTCTTATATATCAACTCGGTTGCCTGGGCACTAATTTGGTTAAAACTTATAAGACCCAATGTTGCCCCAGTAATGCTAGTAGCTATGCCGTCCAGTTTGTACGGCTGGGAACTGACATCCCAGTTAAAAGTTACAACATAATTAACCATGCCAAGCAAAGATAATGTAGTAAGGGCATACCCAGAAGTTGCCCCTGGTATAAAATTCGGATTCTTACCTTTTTGTATAACATCGTATGCCTTTTCAAATTCGGTTAAAATATTTTTTATCTGGTTGTTGGTGGTGGAGTTGCCAGTGACGCCAGGCGCGCCGTCCGGTCTAGGGTAATCATCGGGATTCACCGGGCTTGTGCCGGGTTCGTGCCCCCATGGATTATTCCCGCCACCGCCACCACCGTCACATACTGAGACTGTATGATCGTAGTGACAGTACGGGCCACTGTTCCCAACGGTTATGCAGGTCCATATAGCTATTTCCGCGCACAACTGGAAAGTCTCGCTCTGGACAGCTTCCCCCTTTACGGATATATCTGCCTTCCGATACAGTCCGTTTTTGTACGTGTAGCCCCTTAATATCTGTCCGGACCAGTCCTGCACGATAACGGTACCGCTAAATCCGATTCCGGTATCTGTCGCAGAGGGAATTACGGATACAACTTCGTATTGCAGGTCTCCGGCCTTCCCTTTATACACCAGCAGGTAGTTGTCGGGTTGCACTTTGTGTTTCCCCTTGTCCTCTGTCATATATCTGGCGCCATCTATGGGAACGGCGATCGCGTCGCCTGTTTTTAAGTGCTTTGTGTAGGCGCTGTCCCAATTAGGCGGTCCTGCTATCGGTAGCGCGCCAGCGCTTTCCGGCTTGGCAGAGATTGGAAGTACCTTGCTTTCGAAAAAGCTACGGGCTTTGGCTACGGTTAATTGCTCAGGAGCGGGAGCCGGGTGATCTTGTTTTTTACAGCTAAGTACAGATAAGGCCAGCATAGCGGTTGCTAGCAACATACGGTAATTTCTTTTCATAGTTTTTTTTGTGTTTTGAGGTATTTAGAAAATAGGTGCTTTTTTCATGGGGTTGCATTCGTAATCATAATACAAAATACTAAGAACTATCATTGTACAAATGTGTTATCATAAAAATGCGTATTTATACGTTCCGTTAATACAATTAGTGGGGCGGTAGACACCGCCCGTTTTGATGATCTAGCTCACAAGCCCTGACCGTGGGCAAGTATTGTATATCCCAGATATATAAAAGCCAAGTACCATTTGGCCGAAAAAAGACATATTGGCACCCAGGTAGAAACCTAGGTGAAAAAAATGAGATGACACAACGCTATGCTCTGGTTGTGTCCACTTGTTTGTTAACCCAGGTGTAGAGTGGGTATAAACCCTCCTACGCATTGTAAACCCTTAAATTTTTAGGATCGTTTTTCCTGTTTAGGGAAATAATTTGAGATAATTTCTATTGCCCGTTTCTCTATCAACGGATCAGGACGAGGCTTTATGAAACGCCCGGTGTTCCTGTCGAAATAGTATTTTTTACGATCTACAGTTACCATAATAGCTTTTACCGGTTTGAGGCTGAAGGATTGCCCTTCTACAGTAATATTTACAATGTTAGTCATCGGTTTAGGGCGCAAAAAAAGCGCGGAACTCTTACGATGCCGGCCAGGGTGCCCGTAGGAAGGCATGGGACGCGCGCAAAGAAGAGCCCGCGCCGTAACGCGAGCTTACCCCCTTCCATCGTCGCCCAATTGAAAATTTCCTACGTTTCCCTGGCGCGATTCAGAAGCAGCTACCATAAATTTTAGGGGCTGCAAATCTAAGTAATTGAATGCAATATAGGTTAATTTTGCAATTGATGTACGATCGTACAGCAAAAGATTTATCTGACGGGTGGATTTTGTGTTAATGGATGATAAAAAACTACTTCAGCAAATAGGTTTCACCTTGAAGCAAATTAGAGAGCGAAAAGGGTACACGGTCCGTACTCTTGAGGCTTATTCCTCAATGGATAATGGACATATAAGTCGTATTGAAAATGGACAAAAACGACTTTCTGTTACGACGCTGGTCAAGATATGTGAGGCACTAGAGGTGCTGCCCTCTGATGTATTGAAAGAGGCGGGTTTATAAGTTCTCTAGTTTAGACATAAATTTAGACACTACCTCTTATAATGCTTTGAAAGTTCCTGTGTGTAAGGGATTTATGGTTAAGTTGAATATTTAACGGAGGAATGGAGCATAATATAGCGGACATATAGTCCGCTATATTTTTTTTAAGAAGGTATACCCAATAAAAAAAGGTGTCTGATACCAGACACCTTTTTCCGTTAACTGAAAATATTAATATCAGTCTTAATCGATACGTCTAACGTTTACCGCATTCATACCTTTTCTACCTTCCTGCAGTTCAAACTCTACGCGGTCGTCTGCTTGGATCTCATGAATGAGACCGTTTACGTGTACAAAAGATTCTTTTTCAGATTCTTCATGTCTGATAAAGCCAAAGCCTTTTGTCTCGTTGAAGAACTTTACAGTTCCGATAAATTTTGTGTTCATTTTAAAAAAAATTGTATAAAAGAAGGACCGAAGGTAGGCTTTATATCTAGGGAAACCAAATCTGATGCTAGTTTCTAAGCAATCATCCGCATAGAATCTATAATTCGTGTCTTTTTCTATTGCTCCACAGTACTATTATATATGTTAATATTTATGACTGTTTCTATTTATATAACAGTAGTGTATGGCTTGTATCTGTTAAAGTATGCATAAAAGCTACCAGCGCCTTTTTTTCCGGGTCTGAAAGGTGAAGTTTTTCAGCCGGTAGAGTCTGGTTATCTGGCGCAATATCCAGACCCGCACCACCACCATTATCGTAAAAGTCAATCACTTCTTCCAGGCTATTATATATCCCATTATGCATATAAGGGGCCGTAAGTGCAATATTACGAAGCGTGGGGGTCTTAAAGGCAAAACGTTGGATAGGGATCTGGTATAGGGCATACTTACCGGGGTCCGGATCGAGTTGAGGAGCATATTTAGATGCTGTTGCTGGTACACCTAACACTTCCGATTCCGCTTCTGAAAAATAAGGAGGTGCAACACCATTAAAGAAGGGCACAAAATGACAAGTACCACATTTGGCTTTGCCCATAAAAAGATTGAACCCTTTTTTCTCCATGGCACTCATCGCTGTGGTTACTCCTGCCATATATCGATCAAACCTTGCATAAAGACTGACCAATGAACGCATATATGCCGCCAGTGCATTCGCAATGTTGTCGGCACAGATCATATCCTTATCATCTCTAAAGGCGAGGCGGAATAGCGAGACATACATGCTGTCCTGCTGTATCCTACGCGCCGCCGTTTCCAGGGATCCATTCATCTCATTACGATTGTGTACCACATCAAACACCTGGCGTTCCATAAACACCGCCCTGGAATCGTAAAACTGCTTGGGCTGGAATGCAGCATTCCAAAGGGTTGGAGCATTACGCGCCAATGTCACACCTGTCTCCATCGACAGGCTTTTAGGCAGGCCGTCTGTGAATGCTTGCTGTGGCTGATGGCAACTTGCGCAGGAACGTTGCCCGTTACCGGAAAGGAC
Protein-coding regions in this window:
- a CDS encoding helix-turn-helix domain-containing protein, which encodes MDDKKLLQQIGFTLKQIRERKGYTVRTLEAYSSMDNGHISRIENGQKRLSVTTLVKICEALEVLPSDVLKEAGL
- a CDS encoding N-acetylmuramoyl-L-alanine amidase, yielding MRRIDYIVIHCTATQPTATIEAIQRYWRTPKPFGQGWKSPGYHYIIKASGEIVQLSSECDVTNGVAGHNANSIHVSYIGGVDKTGKIPEDTRTPEQLEAMKTIITDLHSKYPKAKILGHRDFKVPKACPSFEVSQWLKQIGI
- a CDS encoding cold-shock protein, producing MNTKFIGTVKFFNETKGFGFIRHEESEKESFVHVNGLIHEIQADDRVEFELQEGRKGMNAVNVRRID
- a CDS encoding DUF6712 family protein; translated protein: MSKNILFIGEQGLKDRSVLSGNVDPKQIRPTIKAVQDIYIHPLLGSALFTRLQQDIDRGTVSGPYKILLDEYLLDCIVWYVMAKITTPLQYKYTNKGTIKRTTEEGQQIDYAEMNRVAAEYLNTADFYAQRAIQFLCANSTDYPEYKAPGGRADDIKPDRTTYHTGIFLGTS